A section of the Oryza sativa Japonica Group chromosome 1, ASM3414082v1 genome encodes:
- the LOC4327424 gene encoding probable metal-nicotianamine transporter YSL18 isoform 2 (isoform 2 is encoded by transcript variant 2) yields the protein MESVGDPRDGPSTERAFEGQPVPPWTEQVTLRAVVASVALGVALSSVMMNLVFTSGIIPSLNISAGLLGFFLLKAWTRLLDQLGSPGRPFTRQENAVVQTCVVACASMTYSGGFGSYLLAMDRKTAEKTSTGDDSSASVSEPEFGRMMAFFFLVSFVGLLAIVPMRKTMIIRHRLTFPSGSATAHLINSFHTPHGARQAKRQVSLVLRSSLASLFWSIFQWFYTGGPNCGFTSFPTFGLSAFNRGFYISLNGTYVGIGMISPHLINVSMLFGSIISWGIMRPYIRSKRGIWYDADLQETNLKSFSGYKLVAISLRTIHTVRHHQVAAETLRSFSDVDAMPRPVMSFDDRRRTQVFLREHIPSTFAISGYVVLATVSTVVIPLMYGQVRYYHVAAAYAFAPVLAFCNAYGTGVAETNFSAQYNKLVILMFASWIGIKNGGIVGSLVICGIVSSIVSTASDFMSDFKTSYLTLTSPRATLVSQVIGTAMGCVVNPAVFTVFHHFYEMNPNKTYQAPLAKIYRGIAVLGAGGLELPKYCLAISATFFVLALAVCAMREVAAHGKWRAEPYIPSVTGMAVSFLLVPAVSIDMCIGSLIVFLWNRNDKLGSQVFGPVLASGLICGDGLFSIPYALLARYDVTPPICIRFLGRVQNDKLDAFLASKAKAG from the exons ATGGAGTCGGTCGGCGACCCGCGGGATGGGCCGTCGACGGAGCGCGCGTTCGAGGGGCAGCCCGTCCCGCCGTGGACGGAGCAGGTGACGCTGCGCGCCGTGGTGGCGAGCGTGGCGCTGGGCGTGGCCCTGAGCAGCGTGATGATGAACCTGGTGTTCACGTCGGGGATCATCCCGTCGCTCAACATCTccgccggcctcctcggcttcttcctcctcaaggCCTGGACGCGCCTGCTCGACCAGCTCGGCTCGCCGGGCCGCCCCTTCACCCGCCAGGAGAACGCCGTCGTCCAGACCTGCGTCGTCGCCTGCGCCAGCATGACATACAGCG GTGGGTTTGGATCGTATCTGCTGGCCATGGATCGGAAGACGGCGGAGAAGACGAGCACCGGGGACGACTCCAGCGCGAGCGTCAGTGAGCCGGAGTTCGGTCGGATGatggccttcttcttcctcgttaGCTTCGTCGGTCTCCTCGCCATTGTCCCCATGAGGAAG ACAATGATCATCCGCCACCGGCTGACGTTCCCAAGCGGCTCGGCGACGGCTCACCTCATCAACAGCTTCCATACCCCTCACGGCGCTAGACAAGCGAA GAGGCAAGTCTCGCTCGTTCTCCGGTCGTCGTTGGCGAGCTTGTTCTGGTCCATCTTCCAGTGGTTCTACACCGGAGGTCCAAACTGCGGCTTCACTTCCTTCCCAACGTTTGGGCTCAGCGCCTTCAATCGCGG TTTCTACATCAGTTTGAACGGAACTTATGTGGGAATCGGGATGATCAGTCCTCACCTGATAAACGTCTCGATGCTCTTCGGGTCCATCATCTCCTGGGGGATCATGCGGCCGTACATCCGGAGCAAAAGAGGAATCTGGTACGACGCCGATCTCCAGGAGACGAACTTGAAGAGCTTCAGTGGATACAAG CTCGTCGCGATCTCGCTGAGGACGATACACACGGTGCGCCACCACCAGGTAGCGGCGGAGACGCTCAGGTCCTTCTCCGACGTCGACGCCATGCCGCGGCCGGTGATGAGCTTCGACGACCGCCGCAGGACGCAGGTGTTCCTCAGGGAGCACATCCCGAGCACCTTCGCCATCAGCGGGTACGTCGTCCTGGCCACCGTCTCCACCGTCGTCATCCCGCTCATGTACGGCCAGGTGAGGTACtaccacgtcgccgccgcgtaCGCGTTCGCGCCCGTCCTGGCCTTCTGCAACGCCTACGGCACGGGCGTCGCGGAGACCAACTTCTCGGCGCAGTACAACAAGCTGGTGATCCTCATGTTCGCGTCGTGGATCGGGATCAAGAACGGCGGGATCGTCGGGAGCCTCGTCATCTGCGGCATCGTGTCGTCCATCGTCTCCACCGCCTCCGACTTCATGTCGGACTTCAAGACGAGCTACCTGACGCTCACCTCGCCGCGGGCCACGCTGGTGAGCCAGGTGATCGGCACGGCGATGGGGTGCGTCGTCAACCCGGCCGTGTTCACCGTCTTCCACCACTTCTACGAGATGAACCCCAACAAGACGTACCAGGCGCCGCTGGCCAAGATCTACCGGGGCATCGCCgtgctcggcgccggcggcctcgaGCTGCCCAAGTACTGCCTCGCCATCAGCGCCACCTTCTTCGTGCTGGCGCTGGCCGTCTGCGCGATGCGGGAGGTGGCCGCGCACGGCAAGTGGCGCGCCGAGCCGTACATCCCGAGCGTCACCGGCATGGCCGTGTCGTTCCTGCTGGTGCCGGCGGTGTCCATCGACATGTGCATCGGCAGCCTGATCGTGTTCCTGTGGAACCGCAACGACAAGCTGGGATCGCAGGTGTTCGGGCCGGTGCTGGCGTCCGGGCTCATCTgcggcgacggcctcttctCCATACCGTACGCGCTGCTCGCGAGGTACGACGTCACGCCGCCCATCTGCATCAGGTTCCTCGGCCGGGTGCAGAACGACAAGCTGGACGCTTTCTTGGCGAGTAAGGCTAAAGCTGGATGA
- the LOC4327424 gene encoding probable metal-nicotianamine transporter YSL18 isoform 1 (isoform 1 is encoded by transcript variant 1), with translation MESVGDPRDGPSTERAFEGQPVPPWTEQVTLRAVVASVALGVALSSVMMNLVFTSGIIPSLNISAGLLGFFLLKAWTRLLDQLGSPGRPFTRQENAVVQTCVVACASMTYSGGFGSYLLAMDRKTAEKTSTGDDSSASVSEPEFGRMMAFFFLVSFVGLLAIVPMRKTMIIRHRLTFPSGSATAHLINSFHTPHGARQAKRQVSLVLRSSLASLFWSIFQWFYTGGPNCGFTSFPTFGLSAFNRGFYISLNGTYVGIGMISPHLINVSMLFGSIISWGIMRPYIRSKRGIWYDADLQETNLKSFSGYKVFCAIAMILGDGIFQLVAISLRTIHTVRHHQVAAETLRSFSDVDAMPRPVMSFDDRRRTQVFLREHIPSTFAISGYVVLATVSTVVIPLMYGQVRYYHVAAAYAFAPVLAFCNAYGTGVAETNFSAQYNKLVILMFASWIGIKNGGIVGSLVICGIVSSIVSTASDFMSDFKTSYLTLTSPRATLVSQVIGTAMGCVVNPAVFTVFHHFYEMNPNKTYQAPLAKIYRGIAVLGAGGLELPKYCLAISATFFVLALAVCAMREVAAHGKWRAEPYIPSVTGMAVSFLLVPAVSIDMCIGSLIVFLWNRNDKLGSQVFGPVLASGLICGDGLFSIPYALLARYDVTPPICIRFLGRVQNDKLDAFLASKAKAG, from the exons ATGGAGTCGGTCGGCGACCCGCGGGATGGGCCGTCGACGGAGCGCGCGTTCGAGGGGCAGCCCGTCCCGCCGTGGACGGAGCAGGTGACGCTGCGCGCCGTGGTGGCGAGCGTGGCGCTGGGCGTGGCCCTGAGCAGCGTGATGATGAACCTGGTGTTCACGTCGGGGATCATCCCGTCGCTCAACATCTccgccggcctcctcggcttcttcctcctcaaggCCTGGACGCGCCTGCTCGACCAGCTCGGCTCGCCGGGCCGCCCCTTCACCCGCCAGGAGAACGCCGTCGTCCAGACCTGCGTCGTCGCCTGCGCCAGCATGACATACAGCG GTGGGTTTGGATCGTATCTGCTGGCCATGGATCGGAAGACGGCGGAGAAGACGAGCACCGGGGACGACTCCAGCGCGAGCGTCAGTGAGCCGGAGTTCGGTCGGATGatggccttcttcttcctcgttaGCTTCGTCGGTCTCCTCGCCATTGTCCCCATGAGGAAG ACAATGATCATCCGCCACCGGCTGACGTTCCCAAGCGGCTCGGCGACGGCTCACCTCATCAACAGCTTCCATACCCCTCACGGCGCTAGACAAGCGAA GAGGCAAGTCTCGCTCGTTCTCCGGTCGTCGTTGGCGAGCTTGTTCTGGTCCATCTTCCAGTGGTTCTACACCGGAGGTCCAAACTGCGGCTTCACTTCCTTCCCAACGTTTGGGCTCAGCGCCTTCAATCGCGG TTTCTACATCAGTTTGAACGGAACTTATGTGGGAATCGGGATGATCAGTCCTCACCTGATAAACGTCTCGATGCTCTTCGGGTCCATCATCTCCTGGGGGATCATGCGGCCGTACATCCGGAGCAAAAGAGGAATCTGGTACGACGCCGATCTCCAGGAGACGAACTTGAAGAGCTTCAGTGGATACAAG GTGTTTTGCGCCATAGCAATGATCCTCGGCGACGGCATCTTCCAGCTCGTCGCGATCTCGCTGAGGACGATACACACGGTGCGCCACCACCAGGTAGCGGCGGAGACGCTCAGGTCCTTCTCCGACGTCGACGCCATGCCGCGGCCGGTGATGAGCTTCGACGACCGCCGCAGGACGCAGGTGTTCCTCAGGGAGCACATCCCGAGCACCTTCGCCATCAGCGGGTACGTCGTCCTGGCCACCGTCTCCACCGTCGTCATCCCGCTCATGTACGGCCAGGTGAGGTACtaccacgtcgccgccgcgtaCGCGTTCGCGCCCGTCCTGGCCTTCTGCAACGCCTACGGCACGGGCGTCGCGGAGACCAACTTCTCGGCGCAGTACAACAAGCTGGTGATCCTCATGTTCGCGTCGTGGATCGGGATCAAGAACGGCGGGATCGTCGGGAGCCTCGTCATCTGCGGCATCGTGTCGTCCATCGTCTCCACCGCCTCCGACTTCATGTCGGACTTCAAGACGAGCTACCTGACGCTCACCTCGCCGCGGGCCACGCTGGTGAGCCAGGTGATCGGCACGGCGATGGGGTGCGTCGTCAACCCGGCCGTGTTCACCGTCTTCCACCACTTCTACGAGATGAACCCCAACAAGACGTACCAGGCGCCGCTGGCCAAGATCTACCGGGGCATCGCCgtgctcggcgccggcggcctcgaGCTGCCCAAGTACTGCCTCGCCATCAGCGCCACCTTCTTCGTGCTGGCGCTGGCCGTCTGCGCGATGCGGGAGGTGGCCGCGCACGGCAAGTGGCGCGCCGAGCCGTACATCCCGAGCGTCACCGGCATGGCCGTGTCGTTCCTGCTGGTGCCGGCGGTGTCCATCGACATGTGCATCGGCAGCCTGATCGTGTTCCTGTGGAACCGCAACGACAAGCTGGGATCGCAGGTGTTCGGGCCGGTGCTGGCGTCCGGGCTCATCTgcggcgacggcctcttctCCATACCGTACGCGCTGCTCGCGAGGTACGACGTCACGCCGCCCATCTGCATCAGGTTCCTCGGCCGGGTGCAGAACGACAAGCTGGACGCTTTCTTGGCGAGTAAGGCTAAAGCTGGATGA
- the LOC4327529 gene encoding thioredoxin-like fold domain-containing protein MRL7 homolog, chloroplastic: MLRLPTLLPLKPSPPTTGLNPIHGRRHGHHPSRLLASSAPPPPPPRPPKPEPRTSHENLGDDTPDFPTTKPRKPRRGRRSEAAAVEDFVRGRLEQVFASIRERDPEVLEGKGDILKRKEELSDEEGKEGTGEEEGELKAVVEEEDPSWPLDADIGWGIRASEYFDKHSIKNVTVDGVEIDWEREVEEGWVKEINCLEWESFAFHPSPLIVLVFERYNRAADNWKFLQELEKAAKVYWNSKDRLPPRTVKVDMNIERDLAFALQVKECPQLLFLRGNKILYREKELRTADELVQMIAHFYYNAKRPSCVNPEAIAPPC, from the exons ATGCTTCGTCTTCCCACTCTCCTCCCCCTAAAACCCTCGCCTCCCACCACCGGCTTAAACCCCAtccacggccgccgccatggccaccaccccagccgcctcctcgcctcctccgccccgccgccgccaccaccacggcctCCCAAGCCCGAGCCCCGTACCAGCCACGAGAACCTAGGCGACGACACCCCCGATTTCCCCACAACCAAGCCCCGCaagccgcgccgcgggcgccggagcgaggcggcggcggtggaggacttCGTGCGTGGCCGCCTCGAGCAGGTCTTCGCTTCCATCCGGGAGCGCGACCCCGAAGTCCTCGAAGGCAAGGGCGACATCTTGAAGCGAAAGGAGGAGCTCTCCGACgaggagggaaaagaggggactGGTGAGGAAGAGGGGGAGCTGAAGGCTGTGGTTGAGGAGGAGGATCCCTCCTGGCCTCTGGACGCCGACATCGGGTGGGGGATTCGGGCGTCGGAGTACTTTGACAAGCATTCCATCAAGAATGTGACGGTGGATGGTGTGGAGATCGATTGGGAGAGGGAGGTCGAGGAGGGATGGGTCAAAGAGATCAACTGCTTGGAGTGGGAGAGCTTCGCCTTCCACCCTAGCCCCCTCATCGTTCTTGTCTTCGAGCGCTACAACAG GGCAGCTGACAATTGGAAGTTTCTTCAAGAATTGGAAAAGGCGGCTAAAGTTTACTGGAATAGTAAAGATCGGCTACCTCCTCGG ACAGTGAAGGTTGATATGAATATTGAGAGAGACCTGGCATTTGCACTTCAAGTAAAAGAATGCCCACAATTATTATTCCTCAGGGGAAACAAGATATTATACAGGGAAAAAG AACTAAGAACTGCCGACGAACTAGTTCAAATGATTGCCCATTTCTACTACAATGCAAAGAGACCATCTTGTGTTAATCCTGAAGCTATTGCACCTCCGTGCTAA
- the LOC4327421 gene encoding uncharacterized protein codes for MLPTQSVGAMPMEIVTRRDKEGLRCNGADGEKLPQLLDSPLPTPRRSCASADAASVRCRREASPLRTQVPFSWESSPGVPKRSSACMHMAQEIMPPPKPPPGRWKQCPGSNWCGYGNSTAASSDDDDASFSDALDRVSTPDQRVGSFDRITSKRFEDIFLGRATSFVNDRSSRRAPAEASLATPSSSSGRGPKHWRRRTTRRDHDGQQPTARQSNDHPVQVQLLPRININGRDEQMSPRACGLMVFFPWSAKPAVCGFRSPPAQYAPSPLAGASNPSSSQSRRFVTLRDAMQEENKTGSGGRDLPRPRGEKRSREEWQAASRGWGVSSLLDASKKYCTDARKALSKLSIGLGTDSGSGSGSPRVGSRERKCGKQDPSSTMPAMATKLTQLRTSRN; via the coding sequence ATGCTGCCGACACAGTCAGTCGGCGCAATGCCCATGGAAATCGTCACCAGGCGGGACAAGGAGGGGCTGCGGTGCAATGGCGCCGACGGCGAGAAGCTCCCGCAGCTGCTCGACTCGCCGCTCCCCACGCCGCGCCGGTCGTGCGCTTCGGCGGAcgcggccagcgtgcggtgcCGCCGCGAAGCCTCCCCGCTGCGCACGCAGGTGCCGTTTTCCTGGGAGAGCTCCCCTGGGGTGCCCAAGAGGAGCAGCGCGTGCATGCACATGGCGCAGGAGATCatgccgccgccgaagccgccgccTGGGCGCTGGAAGCAGTGCCCCGGCAGCAACTGGTGCGGCTACGGCAACTCGACCGCCGcgagcagcgacgacgacgatgcgtCGTTCTCCGACGCCCTGGACAGGGTCTCCACGCCCGATCAGCGGGTCGGCTCGTTCGACCGGATCACGTCCAAGCGCTTCGAGGACATCTTCCTCGGCCGCGCCACGAGCTTCGTCAATGACCGGTCCTCCCGCCGTGCACCAGCGGAAGCCTCCCTcgccacgccgtcctcgtcctcggGCAGAGGCCCGAAACACTGGCGGCGACGCACCACGCGCCGCGATCACGACGGGCAGCAGCCGACGGCCAGGCAAAGCAACGACCACCCCGTCCAGGTGCAGCTTTTGCCGCGCATCAACATCAACGGCCGCGACGAGCAGATGTCACCGAGAGCCTGCGGGCTCATGGTGTTCTTCCCCTGGAGCGCCAAGCCCGCCGTTTGCGGGTTCAGGAGCCCGCCGGCGCAGTACGCGCCgtcccctctcgccggcgccagCAACCCTTCGTCCTCACAGAGCCGCAGGTTCGTCACCCTACGCGACGCAATGCAGGAGGAGAACAagaccggcagcggcggccgagaCTTGCCGCGGCCGCGTGGCGAGAAGAGGAGCCGCGAGGAATGGCAGGCCGCAAGCCGTGGATGGGGCGTGTCGTCGCTGCTCGACGCGAGCAAGAAGTACTGCACCGACGCACGGAAGGCTCTGAGCAAGCTGTCCATCGGGTTAGGAACGGACAGCggcagtggcagtggcagcCCGAGAGTTGGCAGCAGGGAGAGGAAGTGCGGCAAGCAGGACCCCTCGTCGACGATGCCGGCCATGgccaccaagctgacgcagcTCAGGACTAGCAGAAACTAA
- the LOC4327420 gene encoding uncharacterized protein At5g39865, whose translation MWLPWVKTRPSSPSSAAASPSPSTALAAAAASPRLSFSSPSLKDLQALLLSDHSPSPTPPQLPPNTAPCSPSVRVFHRVRVAASALRALRTLQAPHAAVAEADRRVVLYFTSLHVVRSTYEDCRAVRAILRGLRASVDERDLAMDPRYLQELGALLPRARGVTLPQVFVGGRHLGGAEEVRRLHESGELRRVVAGAGATAFAACSRCGGERYVLCGSCNGSHKRYSLKGGGGFRTCAGCNENGLVRCPDCSPPAV comes from the coding sequence ATGTGGCTGCCCTGGGTGAAGacgcgcccctcctccccttcctccgccgccgcctccccctcgccctccaccgcgctcgccgccgccgccgcctctcctcgcttgtccttctcctctccctccctcaagGACCTCCAGgctctcctcctctccgacCACTCGccctccccgacgccgccgcagctgccgccCAACACCGCCCCCTGCTCCCCCTCCGTCCGCGTCTTCCACCGCGTCCgagtcgccgcctccgccctccgcgcgCTCCGCACCCTCCaggcgccgcacgccgccgtggCCGAGGCCGACCGCCGGGTGGTGCTCTACTTCACCTCCCTCCACGTCGTCCGCTCCACGTATGAGGACTGCCGCGCCGTGCGCGCCATCCTGCGCGGCCTCCGGGCCTCCGTCGACGAGCGGGACCTCGCCATGGACCCCCGCTACCTCCAGGAGCTCGGcgcgctcctcccccgcgcgcgcggtgTCACCCTCCCTCAGGTCTTCGTCGGCGGCCGCCacctcggcggcgccgaggaggtccgccgcctccacgagTCCGGCGAGCTCCGACGCGTCgtagccggcgccggcgcaaccgccttcgccgcctgcagccggtgcggcggcgagcgctaCGTGCTCTGCGGCAGCTGCAACGGCAGCCACAAGCGGTACAGCctcaagggcggcggcggcttccgcACCTGCGCCGGCTGCAACGAGAATGGCCTCGTCCGGTGCCCGGACTGCTCCCCGCCGGCCGTCTGA
- the LOC107278610 gene encoding protein G1-like7 has product MDPSGPGPSSAAAGGAPAVAAAPQPPAQLSRYESQKRRDWNTFLQYLRNHRPPLTLARCSGAHVIEFLRYLDQFGKTKVHASGCAFYGQPSPPGPCPCPLRQAWGSLDALIGRLRAAYEESGGTPESNPFAARAVRIYLREVRDSQAKARGIPYEKKKRKRSQAAQPAGVEPSGSSSAAAAAAGGGDAGSGGGAAATTTAQPGGSGTAPSAS; this is encoded by the coding sequence ATGGATCCGTCTGGCCCCGGTCCGTCCTctgcggcggctggcggcgcgccggccgtggcggcggcgccgcagccgccggcgcAGCTGAGCAGGTACGAGTCGCAGAAGCGGAGGGACTGGAACACGTTCCTGCAGTACCTGCGGAACCACCGGCCGCCGCTGACGCTGGCGCGGTGCAGCGGCGCGCACGTGATCGAGTTCCTGAGGTACCTGGACCAGTTCGGGAAGACCAAGGTGCACGCGTCGGGGTGCGCCTTCTACGGCCAGCCCAGCCCGCCggggccgtgcccgtgcccgcTGCGTCAGGCGTGGGGATCCCTCGACGCGCTCatcggccgcctccgcgccgcgtacgaggagagcggcggcacGCCCGAGTCCAACCCgttcgccgcgcgcgccgtccggATCTACCTCCGCGAGGTGCGGGACTCGCAGGCCAAGGCGCGCGGCATCCCGTACGAGAAGAAGAAGCGCAAGCGCTCGCAGGCGGCGCAGCCCGCCGGCGTCGAGCCGTCCGGCTCGTCttctgctgcagctgcagctgccggTGGTGGAGACGCGGGCAGCGGTGGCGGTGCAGCTGCTACTACCACAGCTCAACCTGGAGGGAGTGGCACTGCACCAAGCGCCTCCTGA
- the LOC4327423 gene encoding malate dehydrogenase, chloroplastic, protein MASTVAINLIGAQAGIISKLRNCDITSYSGLKARSSISFESRSSFLGQNASLRSSISPRIVPKANSGSHISPEASYKVAVLGAAGGIGQPLGLLIKMSPLVSALHLYDIANVKGVAADLSHCNTPSQVLDFTGPSELANCLKGVDVVVIPAGVPRKPGMTRDDLFNINASIVKTLVEAVADNCPEAFIHIISNPVNSTVPIAAEVLKQKGVYNPKKLFGVTTLDVVRANTFIAQKKNLKLIDVDVPVVGGHAGITILPLLSKTRPSVTFTNEETEELTRRIQNAGTEVVEAKAGAGSATLSMAYAAARFVESSLRALAGDPDVYECTFVQSELTELLFFASRVKLGKNGVESIISSDLEGVTEYEAKALESLKPELKASIEKGIEFVHKQQAAATS, encoded by the coding sequence ATGGCATCAACTGTTGCCATCAATTTGATTGGTGCTCAGGCTGGCATTATCTCAAAGTTAAGGAATTGCGACATCACAAGCTACAGTGGCTTAAAGGCAAGATCATCTATTAGTTTTGAGTCAAGGTCATCATTCCTGGGTCAGAATGCATCTCTTCGATCATCTATCTCTCCAAGGATTGTACCAAAGGCAAACTCTGGATCTCACATTTCTCCTGAGGCATCTTACAAAGTGGCAGTTCTCGGTGCTGCTGGTGGCATTGGTCAACCGTTGGGCTTGTTAATTAAGATGTCTCCTCTGGTCTCTGCACTACATCTGTATGATATTGCAAATGTCAAAGGAGTTGCTGCTGATCTGAGCCACTGCAACACACCTTCTCAGGTTCTGGACTTTACTGGGCCCTCGGAATTAGCCAACTGCTTGAAAGGTGTGGATGTTGTTGTCATCCCTGCTGGAGTCCCAAGGAAGCCAGGAATGACTCGTGATGATCTTTTTAACATCAATGCGAGCATTGTCAAGACACTTGTTGAGGCTGTTGCAGACAATTGTCCAGAAGCCTTTATCCATATCATTAGCAACCCAGTAAACTCAACAGTGCCCATTGCTGCTGAGGTTCTGAAACAGAAGGGTGTCTATAACCCCAAGAAGCTTTTCGGAGTTACCACCCTAGATGTTGTCAGAGCTAACACATTTATAGCTCAGAAGAAGAACCTGAAGCTCATTGATGTTGATGTCCCAGTTGTTGGTGGTCATGCTGGGATTACTATCCTACCATTGCTGTCAAAAACCAGACCATCTGTCACCTTCACAAATGAGGAAACTGAAGAGCTGACAAGGAGGATACAGAATGCTGGGACAGAGGTGGTGGAGGCGAAAGCTGGTGCTGGATCTGCTACCCTGTCGATGGCCTATGCAGCTGCCAGATTTGTTGAGTCATCCCTCCGTGCATTGGCTGGTGATCCAGATGTTTACGAGTGCACATTTGTTCAATCTGAATTAACTGAGCTGCTGTTCTTTGCATCTAGGGTTAAGCTTGGTAAGAATGGTGTTGAGTCCATCATTTCTTCCGACCTTGAGGGAGTGACTGAATATGAGGCCAAGGCCCTTGAGTCATTGAAGCCTGAGTTGAAGGCCAGCATTGAGAAGGGCATCGAGTTCGTCCACAAACAGCAGGCTGCCGCTACTTCTTGA
- the LOC4327530 gene encoding protein VAPYRIN gives MATAKPASPSPPPSTAVVPAANTAAAADKPAVEQLLEVAEDEVVIDFKPNAKCRADLRLRSLHPSLPVAFKVQTSSPLKFLVSPPRGAVQPLSSASLRVVLRPQQHAPASFPRSRGDRFLVLSSLSAAHLDSSASSSAATGGTTAIRLRVFFGGPYLLRLAAEAGDAAAVRLILRRQPHLLPLLEPEAAVPDGAEQWAPLHAVAARGDTGEVRRLGPDSMGARDREGRTALHVAAAAGEAEAAAALVDMGADAAATDARGRTPLDVAREKGYQEVVDVLERWELVMTAARRGDLQSLESLLSKRAGVRGRDQYGLTALHLAAIKGHCDVIALLAGSGCMDIECEDVEGHRPLHLAVEGGSAEAVELLLDMGAEVHAATRRGATPLQMAVTMGYEAIALLLRGRGADEAAAPALCIASSSSSSISCA, from the exons ATGGCCACCGCGaagccagcctctccctcgccgccgccgagcaccgccgtcgtcccgGCCGCCAATACCGCAGCAGCCGCGGACAAGCCGGCGGTCGAGCAGCTcctggaggtggcggaggacgaGGTCGTCATCGACTTCAAGCCCAACGCCAAGTGCCGCGCtgacctccgcctccgctcgcTGCACCCGTCCCTCCCCGTCGCCTTCAAGGTCCAGACCTCCTCCCCTCTCAAGTTCCTCGTCAGCCCCCCGCGCGGCGCCGTGCAGCCGCTCTCGTCGGCCTCCCTCCGCGTCGTGCTCCGCCCGCAGCAGCACGCTCCCGCGTCCTTCCCGCGCTCCCGAGGCGACCGCTTCCTCgtgctctcctccctctccgccgcgcACCTcgactcctccgcctcctccagcgccgcTACCGGCGGCACCACCGCCATCCGCCTCCGCGTGTTCTTCGGCGGGCCGTACCTGCTCCGCCTCGCGGCGGAAGCCGGGGACGCCGCGGCCGTGCGCCTCATCCTGCGCCGGCAGCCGCACCTCCTGCCGCTCCTGGAGCCCGAGGCGGCGGTGCCCGACGGCGCCGAGCAGTGGGCGCCACTGCACGCGGTGGCCGCGAGGGGGGACACCGGGGAGGTGAGGCGCCTGGGGCCGGACTCGATGGGAGCGCGCGACCGTGAGGGGAGGACCGCCCTCCACGTTGCCGCCGCGgccggggaggcggaggcggcggcggcgctggtggacatgggcgccgacgccgcggcgacCGACGCGCGCGGGAGGACTCCACTGGACGTCGCGCGCGAGAAGGGCTAT CAAGAAGTGGTGGACGTCCTGGAACGGTGGGAACTGGtcatgacggcggcgaggcgaggcgacctCCAGAGCCTCGAGTCCCTCCTCAGCAAGCGCGCCGGCGTCCGGGGACGTGACCAGTACGGCCTGACGGCGCTCCACCTTGCTGCCATCAAAGGGCACTGCGACGTGATCGCGCTGCTCGCCGGGTCAGGCTGCATGGACATCGAGTGCGAGGACGTGGAAGGGCACCGCCCGCTGCACCTCGCCGTCGAAGGCGGCAGCGCCGAGGCCGTCGAGCTGCTGCTCGACATGGGCGCCGAAGTGCACGCCGCCACCAGGCGGGGCGCGACGCCGCTCCAGATGGCCGTGACGATGGGGTACGAGGCCATcgcgctgctgctgcgaggccgtggcgccgacgaggcggccgcGCCGGCGTTGTGCATCgcgtcctcgtcttcctcctcgatatCGTGTGCGTAG